In Castanea sativa cultivar Marrone di Chiusa Pesio chromosome 6, ASM4071231v1, a single window of DNA contains:
- the LOC142639733 gene encoding uncharacterized protein LOC142639733 — protein sequence MEATCPSSASYAWKSIIKGRDGKSIHIWGDRWLPHKHSPLVLSPQVEGLAEAKVQSLIDEDQRCWKTDLIDGTLLDFEATMVKSIPLCLTDQPDELIWPHSVKRAYTIKTSYRFLQTEFQNQQPGQSKPLMLKPLWKGIYSLNHEDTLHALYLCLKLEEIWLSVQAWNRLSLQQTTSFVGLMGCILVENRDLDLFAMVVWVVWKRRNDMRVGKRDENLPNLVQQACSKLHDFLLHNSAITAPVGRPPTQWQPPTHQQYKINFDGALFKVENQAGIGVVIRDSEGQVMVSLAHKSHCPIQLLKLMPWQLGVQWSWHWKPASIRECWRVIH from the exons ATGGAAGCCACTTGTCCAAGTTCGGCATCCTATGCATGGAAGAGCATTATAAAAGGGAGAGATGGGAAGTCAATTCATATTTGGGGGGATAGGTGGCTGCCACACAAACATTCACCACTTGTTTTATCTCCACAGGTAGAAGGGTTGGCTGAAGCAAAAGTCCAAAGCTTGATTGATGAAGATCAAAGATGTTGGAAGACGGACTTGATTGATGGAACCTTGCTGGATTTTGAGGCAACAATGGTGAAAAGTATCCCCCTCTGCCTTACTGATCAACCGGATGAATTAATTTGGCCTCACAGTGTAAAAAGAGCCTATACAATCAAGACGAGTTATCGGTTTCTGCAGACGGAGTTTCAGAATCAACAACCAGGTCAGTCCAAACCTTTGATGCTCAAGCCACTGTGGAAAGGGATATACAGTCTCAAT CATGAAGATACACTTCATGCTCTCTACCTTTGCCTGAAATTGGAGGAAATTTGGCTCTCGGTACAAGCATGGAACCGGCTCAGTCTACAGCAAACGACGAGTTTCGTTGGTCTCATGGGTTGCATTTTGGTGGAGAACAGGGACTTGGACCTGTTTGCTATGGTAGTATGGGTTGTATGGAAGAGAAGGAATGATATGAGGGTAGGGAAAAGAGACGAAAATCTCCCAAACCTGGTGCAGCAAGCTTGCAGCAAGTTACATGATTTTTTGTTGCATAATTCTGCAATAACGGCACCTGTGGGAAGACCTCCAACTCAGTGGCAGCCCCCAACGCACCAACAATACAAGATTAACTTTGATGGGGCACTTTTCAAGGTTGAAAACCAGGCTGGAATAGGGGTGGTAATTAGAGACAGTGAGGGGCAGGTGATGGTCTCTTTGGCGCACAAATCCCATTGCCCAATACAACTATTGAAGTTAATGCCTTGGCAGCTCGGCGTGCAATGGAGTTGGCATTGGAAACCGGCCTCAATAAGGGAGTGTTGGAGGGTGATTCACTGA
- the LOC142639055 gene encoding glutamate receptor 2.8-like isoform X2: MKAVAAIVESWEWRQVTVIYEDRDSFASRVLPHLSNALREVGAEISQLVALPPFASSSLSKDLERLKEGQCRVFVVHLSLSLSDRLFEMAKRKKMMEKDYVWITTDPITSLVHAMNATTISNMQGIVGVKSYLPETGGHFKVFHRRFRKRFSSEHPEEDNHEPDIFALKAYDAAWIVAIAMRESKKVSHLLLEKVVHSDFHGLSGKVEFIDNKLVPVNIFQIVNVMGKSYRELGFWSDGQGFSENLTENAAYNSSMRVLGQVFWPGAPLYTPSGWTLPISSNPLRIGVPVGSLFKEYVSVKHQSESNISFTGFAIDVFKETLEQLPFYLPYELFPFNGTYNDLVEQIHLKIFDAVVGDVTIVARRYQHAEFTHPYTESGLVMIVPVISKTSNRAWLFTKPFTMAMWILTAVINLYNGFVIWLLERNNCPELKGSVLNQMGMLISLAFNTLFSLNGNRLHSNLSRMTMVVWLFVALVIMQTYTANLTSKLTVQHLGPTVTDVEALKSSNAIIGHCTGSFLSKYLVDVLHFNANNIKNFTSIEAFSQALETQEIAAAFLEVPLANLFLAKYCKGFTIAGPTYKVGGFGFAFPKGSPLVSSITEALLKVSESGRLHELENNMIAAAKCEDVEPDKETPSLSPNSFLVLFILSGGTSTVALLVYISCLDKSMLRRKIMWRLMKAAMRHWRRQKQRFSRRVSNVAESACNSPYTFDPQNRI; this comes from the exons ATGAAAGCTGTGGCAGCTATTGTTGAGTCCTGGGAATGGCGGCAGGTCACTGTTATATATGAAGATAGAGATTCTTTTGCCTCCAGGGTTTTACCTCATCTCTCCAATGCCCTACGTGAAGTTGGTGCAGAAATAAGCCAACTTGTAGCACTTCCACCTTTTGCTTCCTCTTCATTGTCTAAAGATCTCGAGAGGCTTAAAGAAGGGCAATGCAGAGTCTTTGTGGTTCATTTGTCATTGAGTTTGAGCGATAGGCTATTTGAAAtggcaaaaagaaagaaaatgatggaAAAGGATTATGTATGGATCACCACTGATCCCATTACAAGCCTTGTCCATGCCATGAATGCCACCACCATCTCCAATATGCAAGGAATTGTAGGAGTCAAGAGCTACTTGCCTGAAACTGGAGGCCACTTTAAAGTATTCCATCGTAGATTTCGCAAAAGGTTTAGTTCAGAACATCCTGAAGAGGATAATCATGAGCCAGATATTTTTGCTTTAAAAGCTTATGATGCTGCATGGATAGTGGCAATAGCAATGAGGGAAAGCAAGAAAGTATCACATCTTTTGTTAGAAAAAGTTGTTCATAGTGATTTTCACGGCTTAAGTGGAAAGGTTGAATTCATTGACAATAAATTAGTCCCTGTAAATATATTTCAGATTGTCAACGTGATGGGTAAGAGTTATAGAGAACTTGGATTCTGGTCAGACGGACAAGGTTTTTCGGAGAATCTCACTGAAAATGCTGCTTACAACTCTTCCATGAGGGTTCTGGGACAGGTATTTTGGCCAGGGGCACCTTTGTATACTCCAAGTGGATGGACTCTGCCAATAAGTTCCAACCCACTGAGAATTGGTGTACCTGTTGGATCCCTTTTTAAAGAGTATGTTAGTGTCAAACATCAATCTGAAAGCAATATATCTTTTACTGGATTTGCAATTGATGTCTTCAAAGAAACTTTAGAACAGCTGCCATTCTATTTACCATACGAGCTCTTTCCCTTTAATGGAACATACAATGATTTAGTGGAGCAAATTCATTTGAAG ATTTTTGACGCTGTTGTTGGTGATGTAACAATAGTAGCCAGGCGATATCAGCATGCAGAATTCACACACCCCTACACCGAGTCAGGACTGGTTATGATAGTTCCTGTTATATCTAAAACATCCAATAGAGCTTGGTTATTCACGAAGCCTTTCACAATGGCCATGTGGATTTTGACAGCAGTAATAAATCTCTACAACGGCTTTGTTATATGGTTGTTAGAGCGAAATAATTGCCCTGAACTGAAAGGTTCCGTGCTGAATCAAATGGGAATGTTAATTTCGTTGGCCTTCAACACCCTCTTCTCTCTAAATG GGAATAGGTTACACAGCAATTTGTCACGGATGACAATGGTGGTGTGGCTGTTTGTAGCACTCGTCATTATGCAGACTTACACAGCAAACCTCACCAGCAAGCTTACTGTCCAGCACCTTGGACCTACTGTAACAGATGTTGAGGCACTAAAAAGTAGCAATGCTATAATTGGACATTGTACCGGATCCTTTCTGTCAAAATATTTGGTGGATGTGTTACATTTCAATGCTAACAACATCAAGAATTTTACCTCAATTGAAGCTTTTTCTCAAGCTCTTGAAACCCAAGAAATAGCAGCTGCCTTTCTTGAAGTTCCTCTTGCCAATTTATTCCTAGCAAAATACTGCAAGGGCTTTACTATAGCTGGGCCAACATACAAAGTTGGAGGGTTTGGATTT GCTTTTCCAAAGGGTTCCCCATTGGTTTCCAGCATAACTGAAGCACTACTTAAGGTATCTGAAAGCGGCCGGCTACATGAATTAGAAAACAACATGATTGCAGCCGCTAAGTGTGAAGACGTAGAACCAGACAAAGAAACTCCTAGTCTTAGCCCCAACAGTTTTTTAGTACTCTTCATATTATCTGGGGGCACATCAACTGTTGCTCTTTTAGTCTACATTTCTTGTTTGGATAAATCTATGCTTCGTCGCAAAATCATGTGGAGGCTAATGAAGGCTGCAATGAGACACTGGAGGCGTCAAAAGCAACGATTCTCTCGAAGAGTCAGCAATGTTGCTGAGAGTGCATGTAATTCTCCTTACACATTTGATCCACAGAATCGAATATAG
- the LOC142639055 gene encoding glutamate receptor 2.8-like isoform X1, which translates to MDKLGPLWSFLVFVFIFTQKARVNGSTNTAGNDNVMGVIGAIIDNSSRIGKEESVAMKMALEDFYVKFNQRLVLDIRDSQRQPIQAALEAKDLINAQVQAILGPQTWEETSLVADIGSKTRTPILSFADTTPKWAPERWPFLLQASPNEFKQMKAVAAIVESWEWRQVTVIYEDRDSFASRVLPHLSNALREVGAEISQLVALPPFASSSLSKDLERLKEGQCRVFVVHLSLSLSDRLFEMAKRKKMMEKDYVWITTDPITSLVHAMNATTISNMQGIVGVKSYLPETGGHFKVFHRRFRKRFSSEHPEEDNHEPDIFALKAYDAAWIVAIAMRESKKVSHLLLEKVVHSDFHGLSGKVEFIDNKLVPVNIFQIVNVMGKSYRELGFWSDGQGFSENLTENAAYNSSMRVLGQVFWPGAPLYTPSGWTLPISSNPLRIGVPVGSLFKEYVSVKHQSESNISFTGFAIDVFKETLEQLPFYLPYELFPFNGTYNDLVEQIHLKIFDAVVGDVTIVARRYQHAEFTHPYTESGLVMIVPVISKTSNRAWLFTKPFTMAMWILTAVINLYNGFVIWLLERNNCPELKGSVLNQMGMLISLAFNTLFSLNGNRLHSNLSRMTMVVWLFVALVIMQTYTANLTSKLTVQHLGPTVTDVEALKSSNAIIGHCTGSFLSKYLVDVLHFNANNIKNFTSIEAFSQALETQEIAAAFLEVPLANLFLAKYCKGFTIAGPTYKVGGFGFAFPKGSPLVSSITEALLKVSESGRLHELENNMIAAAKCEDVEPDKETPSLSPNSFLVLFILSGGTSTVALLVYISCLDKSMLRRKIMWRLMKAAMRHWRRQKQRFSRRVSNVAESACNSPYTFDPQNRI; encoded by the exons ATGGACAAGCTTGGTCCTCTGTGGTCTTTCTTGGTCTTTGTTTTCATATTTACTCAGAAGGCAAGAGTTAATGGAAGTACTAACACGGCAGGAAATGACAACGTTATGGGCGTCATAGGTGCAATTATAGATAATAGTTCTCGTATTGGTAAAGAAGAAAGTGTAGCAATGAAGATGGCACTGGAAGACTTCTATGTTAAGTTCAACCAACGTTTGGTTCTGGACATAAGGGACTCTCAAAGGCAGCCCATTCAGGCAGCTCTTGAAG CTAAGGATCTCATAAACGCACAAGTGCAAGCCATTTTGGGACCGCAAACATGGGAAGAGACATCATTAGTCGCTGACATTGGAAGCAAAACTCGCACCCCAATTCTTTCTTTTGCTGATACAACTCCAAAATGGGCACCAGAGAGGTGGCCTTTCCTGTTGCAAGCATCGCCTAACGAATTTAAGCAAATGAAAGCTGTGGCAGCTATTGTTGAGTCCTGGGAATGGCGGCAGGTCACTGTTATATATGAAGATAGAGATTCTTTTGCCTCCAGGGTTTTACCTCATCTCTCCAATGCCCTACGTGAAGTTGGTGCAGAAATAAGCCAACTTGTAGCACTTCCACCTTTTGCTTCCTCTTCATTGTCTAAAGATCTCGAGAGGCTTAAAGAAGGGCAATGCAGAGTCTTTGTGGTTCATTTGTCATTGAGTTTGAGCGATAGGCTATTTGAAAtggcaaaaagaaagaaaatgatggaAAAGGATTATGTATGGATCACCACTGATCCCATTACAAGCCTTGTCCATGCCATGAATGCCACCACCATCTCCAATATGCAAGGAATTGTAGGAGTCAAGAGCTACTTGCCTGAAACTGGAGGCCACTTTAAAGTATTCCATCGTAGATTTCGCAAAAGGTTTAGTTCAGAACATCCTGAAGAGGATAATCATGAGCCAGATATTTTTGCTTTAAAAGCTTATGATGCTGCATGGATAGTGGCAATAGCAATGAGGGAAAGCAAGAAAGTATCACATCTTTTGTTAGAAAAAGTTGTTCATAGTGATTTTCACGGCTTAAGTGGAAAGGTTGAATTCATTGACAATAAATTAGTCCCTGTAAATATATTTCAGATTGTCAACGTGATGGGTAAGAGTTATAGAGAACTTGGATTCTGGTCAGACGGACAAGGTTTTTCGGAGAATCTCACTGAAAATGCTGCTTACAACTCTTCCATGAGGGTTCTGGGACAGGTATTTTGGCCAGGGGCACCTTTGTATACTCCAAGTGGATGGACTCTGCCAATAAGTTCCAACCCACTGAGAATTGGTGTACCTGTTGGATCCCTTTTTAAAGAGTATGTTAGTGTCAAACATCAATCTGAAAGCAATATATCTTTTACTGGATTTGCAATTGATGTCTTCAAAGAAACTTTAGAACAGCTGCCATTCTATTTACCATACGAGCTCTTTCCCTTTAATGGAACATACAATGATTTAGTGGAGCAAATTCATTTGAAG ATTTTTGACGCTGTTGTTGGTGATGTAACAATAGTAGCCAGGCGATATCAGCATGCAGAATTCACACACCCCTACACCGAGTCAGGACTGGTTATGATAGTTCCTGTTATATCTAAAACATCCAATAGAGCTTGGTTATTCACGAAGCCTTTCACAATGGCCATGTGGATTTTGACAGCAGTAATAAATCTCTACAACGGCTTTGTTATATGGTTGTTAGAGCGAAATAATTGCCCTGAACTGAAAGGTTCCGTGCTGAATCAAATGGGAATGTTAATTTCGTTGGCCTTCAACACCCTCTTCTCTCTAAATG GGAATAGGTTACACAGCAATTTGTCACGGATGACAATGGTGGTGTGGCTGTTTGTAGCACTCGTCATTATGCAGACTTACACAGCAAACCTCACCAGCAAGCTTACTGTCCAGCACCTTGGACCTACTGTAACAGATGTTGAGGCACTAAAAAGTAGCAATGCTATAATTGGACATTGTACCGGATCCTTTCTGTCAAAATATTTGGTGGATGTGTTACATTTCAATGCTAACAACATCAAGAATTTTACCTCAATTGAAGCTTTTTCTCAAGCTCTTGAAACCCAAGAAATAGCAGCTGCCTTTCTTGAAGTTCCTCTTGCCAATTTATTCCTAGCAAAATACTGCAAGGGCTTTACTATAGCTGGGCCAACATACAAAGTTGGAGGGTTTGGATTT GCTTTTCCAAAGGGTTCCCCATTGGTTTCCAGCATAACTGAAGCACTACTTAAGGTATCTGAAAGCGGCCGGCTACATGAATTAGAAAACAACATGATTGCAGCCGCTAAGTGTGAAGACGTAGAACCAGACAAAGAAACTCCTAGTCTTAGCCCCAACAGTTTTTTAGTACTCTTCATATTATCTGGGGGCACATCAACTGTTGCTCTTTTAGTCTACATTTCTTGTTTGGATAAATCTATGCTTCGTCGCAAAATCATGTGGAGGCTAATGAAGGCTGCAATGAGACACTGGAGGCGTCAAAAGCAACGATTCTCTCGAAGAGTCAGCAATGTTGCTGAGAGTGCATGTAATTCTCCTTACACATTTGATCCACAGAATCGAATATAG